One part of the Gossypium raimondii isolate GPD5lz chromosome 1, ASM2569854v1, whole genome shotgun sequence genome encodes these proteins:
- the LOC105786921 gene encoding uncharacterized protein LOC105786921 yields MHVLGHELVSDADDKVRLIRDRLKATSDRQKSYADLKRREIEFSVGDFIFLKVSSWKKVLRFGRKVLKLDRIHDVYHVSILRRYRSNPTHIVPVEEIEVRLDLTFEEEPVQILERYVKVLRSKSIPLVKVLWRIHSFEEATWEPEDAMRQQYPYLF; encoded by the exons ATGCATGTTCTAGGCCATGAGCTAGTTTCTGATGCTGATGATAAAGTTAGGTTGATTCGAGACCGACTGAAAGCGACATCTGACAGACAGAAGTCCTACGCTGACCTGAAGCGTCGAGAGATTGAGTTTTCAGTGGGTgacttcatttttctcaagGTCTCGTCATGGAAGAAGGTACTGAGATTTGGTCgcaagg TTTTGAAATTGGATCGGATTCACGATGTGTACCACGTCTCTATATTGAGGCGCTACCGCTCTAATCCCACGCATATTGTTCCtgttgaggagatcgaggttaggctAGATCTTACCTTTGAAGAGGAGCCAGTTCAGATATTAGAGCGATATGTAAAGGTTCTAAGAAGCAAATCCATCCCACTAGTTAAGGTTCTTTGGCGTATTCATAGTTTTGAAgaggccacgtgggagcctgaggatgcgatgcGTCAGCAGTATCCTTATCTGTTCTGA